One stretch of Croceibacterium atlanticum DNA includes these proteins:
- a CDS encoding LolA family protein, whose translation MTILTAFLGRKPLRAALAGAMALAVPGALFLPATPAAAQNSNQLDRVVNALRAITTMQADFTQTDRAGQTVSGKLTMKSPGRIRFEYSKDVNMLVVSNGSSLTLIDYDVQQLERWPISNSPLGALLDPKRDLKRYGKLVPTANPDVLSVEVKDPDKPEYGTMTLIFVKDAKAPGGLELVSWVALDAQNKRTTVRLSNQRYGMSISDRAFRYRDPRVTTRRPR comes from the coding sequence ATGACCATTCTGACTGCATTTCTCGGCCGCAAACCCCTTCGCGCCGCTCTTGCCGGCGCGATGGCGCTTGCCGTGCCTGGCGCACTTTTTCTGCCGGCCACGCCTGCTGCCGCGCAAAATTCGAATCAGCTCGACAGGGTGGTGAACGCGTTGCGCGCCATCACCACGATGCAGGCCGATTTCACGCAGACCGACCGGGCGGGGCAGACCGTTTCCGGCAAGCTGACGATGAAAAGCCCTGGCCGCATCCGTTTCGAATATTCGAAGGATGTGAACATGCTGGTGGTTTCCAACGGCAGTTCGCTGACGCTGATCGATTATGATGTGCAGCAGCTTGAACGCTGGCCCATCAGCAATTCGCCGCTTGGCGCCCTGCTCGATCCCAAGCGCGATCTGAAGCGTTACGGCAAGCTGGTGCCGACCGCCAATCCCGATGTCCTGAGTGTCGAGGTCAAGGATCCGGACAAGCCGGAATATGGCACGATGACGCTGATCTTCGTGAAGGATGCCAAGGCGCCCGGCGGGCTGGAACTGGTCAGCTGGGTTGCGCTGGACGCGCAGAACAAGCGCACCACCGTAAGGCTCAGCAATCAGCGCTACGGCATGTCCATTTCGGACCGCGCCTTCCGCTATCGCGATCCGCGGGTGACGACGCGCCGCCCCAGATAA
- a CDS encoding exodeoxyribonuclease III — MVSIASWNINSVRLRMPIVADFLRAEAPDVLCLQEIKCQEPQFPYKAFEELGYSHFAVHGQKGYHGVATVSRIPLKEFSRHDWQDNGEARHVGVELLGPGKGMVLENVYVPAGGDEPDREVNPKFGQKLDFLERMTRWADRIDRPTMIVGDFNIAPLECDVWSHKQLLEVVSHTPIEIDTLQRFKDAHGWSDIGREHIAAPQRYYSWWSYRSKDWRKGDRGRRLDHMWASPDLAAQAISHRVLEDARGWEKPSDHVPLITEFSL, encoded by the coding sequence ATGGTTTCAATCGCTTCCTGGAATATCAATTCCGTTCGCCTGCGCATGCCCATAGTGGCCGATTTCCTCAGGGCGGAGGCACCCGACGTGCTGTGCCTGCAGGAAATCAAATGCCAGGAACCGCAATTCCCCTACAAGGCTTTTGAAGAGCTGGGATATTCCCATTTCGCCGTGCATGGGCAGAAAGGTTATCACGGCGTGGCCACGGTCAGCCGGATCCCGCTGAAGGAATTTTCCCGCCATGACTGGCAGGATAATGGCGAAGCGCGCCATGTCGGTGTCGAACTGCTTGGCCCCGGCAAGGGAATGGTGCTGGAAAACGTCTATGTCCCGGCTGGCGGGGACGAGCCCGACCGGGAGGTGAACCCGAAATTCGGCCAGAAACTGGATTTCCTTGAACGAATGACGCGCTGGGCCGACAGGATTGACCGGCCGACCATGATCGTTGGCGATTTCAATATCGCACCGCTGGAATGCGACGTGTGGAGCCACAAGCAATTGCTGGAAGTAGTCAGCCACACGCCGATCGAAATCGACACCTTGCAGCGTTTCAAGGATGCGCATGGCTGGAGCGATATCGGCCGCGAACATATTGCCGCGCCGCAACGCTATTACAGCTGGTGGAGCTATCGCTCCAAGGACTGGCGCAAGGGCGATCGCGGGCGCAGGCTGGACCATATGTGGGCCAGCCCGGATCTGGCAGCGCAGGCGATCAGCCATCGCGTGCTGGAAGATGCGCGCGGATGGGAAAAACCTTCCGACCACGTCCCGCTGATTACGGAGTTTTCTCTCTGA